One window of the Corynebacterium glutamicum ATCC 13032 genome contains the following:
- a CDS encoding ABC transporter substrate-binding protein → MAQISRRHFLAAATVAGAGATLAACAGTGGSTSSSSDSGSESDTNTIVWWSNHPANSKDVELELISRFEAENPDLKVQLVDAGANYAEVSQKFNAALSGGDLPDLVVLSDTEWFNFAINGATVNIDEVAKRNNIDTSTYVDSLFNDYSHEGGHYGLPFARSTVLFYYNKDLWAKAGLEDRGPESWEEFSEWGPKLQEAMDSGFAHGWGDATNYLSWTFEGPMWSLGGNYSEGWESRLTTPETIRAVEWLKSTVDEGFATVSTDVTNEFATGLIGSCIQSTGDLSSVAGAASFDWGVAALPNPTGEGACPTGGAGLGIPSGISEQRQDNALKFIDFLTNAANTGYWSRETGYVPVRKDAASDPDHAAFLEENPAYNVAVEQLPDTRSQDNFRVLLPNGDRTIGDALEKICLTGADIDVTLAEVETKLNTIYTRDIEPLI, encoded by the coding sequence ATGGCTCAGATTTCTCGTCGTCACTTCCTGGCTGCAGCAACTGTTGCAGGCGCAGGCGCAACTTTGGCAGCATGTGCGGGTACCGGTGGAAGCACTTCTTCCTCCAGCGATTCTGGTTCAGAGAGTGACACCAACACCATCGTTTGGTGGTCTAACCACCCAGCGAACTCCAAGGACGTTGAGCTGGAGCTGATTTCCCGCTTCGAGGCTGAAAACCCAGATCTGAAGGTTCAGCTGGTTGATGCTGGAGCTAACTACGCTGAGGTTTCCCAGAAGTTCAATGCCGCTCTTTCTGGCGGCGACCTTCCTGACCTCGTGGTTCTTTCTGACACCGAGTGGTTTAACTTCGCCATCAACGGCGCAACCGTGAACATCGATGAGGTTGCAAAGCGCAACAACATCGACACCTCCACCTACGTTGACTCCCTGTTCAATGACTACTCACACGAGGGTGGCCACTATGGTTTGCCTTTCGCTCGCTCCACTGTCCTCTTCTACTACAACAAGGATCTGTGGGCTAAGGCTGGCCTGGAAGATCGTGGCCCAGAGTCATGGGAAGAGTTCTCCGAGTGGGGTCCAAAGCTGCAGGAAGCGATGGACAGTGGTTTCGCACACGGTTGGGGAGATGCAACCAACTACCTTTCTTGGACTTTCGAAGGCCCAATGTGGTCCCTCGGCGGCAACTACTCTGAAGGTTGGGAGTCCCGTCTGACTACCCCAGAGACCATCCGTGCAGTTGAGTGGCTCAAGTCCACCGTTGATGAAGGTTTCGCAACCGTCTCCACCGACGTCACCAACGAGTTCGCAACCGGCCTGATCGGTTCATGCATCCAGTCCACCGGTGATCTGTCTTCGGTTGCCGGCGCTGCAAGCTTCGACTGGGGCGTAGCAGCACTTCCTAACCCAACCGGCGAGGGCGCTTGCCCAACCGGTGGCGCAGGCCTGGGAATCCCATCTGGCATCTCTGAGCAGCGTCAGGACAACGCCCTGAAGTTCATCGACTTCCTCACCAACGCCGCGAACACTGGCTACTGGTCCCGCGAGACCGGTTATGTTCCAGTTCGTAAGGATGCTGCATCTGATCCAGATCACGCAGCATTCCTCGAGGAGAACCCTGCATACAACGTTGCAGTGGAGCAGCTTCCTGATACCCGTTCCCAGGACAACTTCCGCGTGCTGCTGCCAAACGGTGACCGCACCATCGGTGACGCACTGGAGAAGATCTGCCTGACTGGTGCAGACATCGATGTCACCCTGGCTGAGGTTGAGACCAAGCTGAACACCATCTACACCCGCGACATCGAACCACTTATTTAA
- a CDS encoding ABC transporter ATP-binding protein, whose amino-acid sequence MASIVFENVTRKYSPGARPAVDKLNLEIADGEFLVLVGPSGCGKSTSLRMLAGLEPIDEGRLLIDGKDATELRPQDRDIAMVFQSYALYPNMTVRDNMGFALKNQKVAKAEIEKRVAEASRILQLDPYLDRKPAALSGGQRQRVAMGRAIVREPSVFCMDEPLSNLDAKLRVSTRAEISGLQRRMGVTTVYVTHDQVEAMTMGDRVAVLLLGVLQQVDTPQNLYDYPANAFVASFIGSPSMNLIEGTIRGDKVTLGTGIQISVPDEVAAEVRNNPDRFEGRPVIVGARPEHMYLTTANESGAVLGEVSHIDELGADSMVYVLASGVKNPNTDLLGEGIPEDMRVTVVGAEETDKARLGIRVERHHGLKAGDKVHVVAAPKDVHLFDGLDGRRIGATVLAPAHTVQAGH is encoded by the coding sequence ATGGCGTCAATCGTCTTTGAAAACGTCACACGCAAATACTCTCCGGGCGCACGCCCGGCCGTCGACAAGCTTAATTTGGAAATCGCCGACGGCGAGTTCCTAGTTCTCGTTGGACCCTCAGGCTGTGGAAAGTCCACTTCTTTGCGCATGCTGGCTGGTCTTGAGCCTATCGACGAGGGACGTCTACTCATTGATGGTAAAGACGCCACGGAACTGCGTCCGCAGGATCGTGACATCGCTATGGTCTTCCAGAGCTACGCGCTGTACCCGAATATGACTGTTCGGGACAACATGGGCTTTGCGCTGAAGAATCAGAAGGTGGCTAAGGCTGAGATCGAAAAGCGTGTTGCTGAAGCCTCACGCATTCTGCAGCTGGATCCGTATCTTGATCGTAAGCCTGCAGCTTTGTCTGGTGGTCAGCGCCAGCGCGTGGCCATGGGCCGTGCAATTGTGCGTGAGCCATCGGTGTTCTGCATGGATGAGCCACTGTCCAACCTAGATGCGAAGCTGCGTGTGTCTACGCGTGCGGAGATCTCTGGTTTGCAGCGTCGCATGGGCGTGACCACGGTGTATGTGACTCACGATCAGGTCGAGGCCATGACCATGGGTGATCGCGTCGCTGTGCTTTTGCTCGGTGTGCTGCAGCAAGTAGACACCCCGCAGAACCTGTACGACTACCCAGCAAATGCGTTCGTCGCCAGCTTCATTGGTTCCCCTTCCATGAACTTGATTGAGGGCACCATCCGTGGCGATAAGGTCACTTTGGGTACTGGAATTCAGATTTCAGTTCCTGATGAGGTGGCAGCAGAGGTTCGCAACAACCCGGATCGCTTTGAGGGTCGTCCAGTCATTGTTGGTGCTCGTCCCGAGCACATGTATTTGACCACGGCGAATGAGAGTGGTGCTGTATTGGGCGAAGTCAGCCACATTGATGAGCTCGGCGCGGATTCAATGGTCTACGTATTGGCGTCTGGTGTGAAGAACCCGAATACTGATCTTTTGGGTGAGGGCATTCCAGAGGATATGCGCGTGACCGTTGTCGGTGCTGAAGAGACCGATAAGGCCCGGCTGGGTATTCGTGTTGAGCGCCATCACGGTCTGAAGGCCGGCGATAAGGTGCACGTTGTTGCTGCACCGAAGGATGTTCACCTCTTCGACGGTCTTGATGGCCGTCGAATCGGTGCAACGGTTCTAGCTCCAGCCCATACAGTCCAGGCTGGTCACTAG
- a CDS encoding glycerophosphodiester phosphodiesterase translates to MHIVAHRGAEDLHLENTMTAFQAAAPADAFELDIHATADNQVIVIHDRTAARVAAPDSLHRDTPVARLSAAQIKEITLIDGSPVPTLEEVLLQTSLPIQVEIKSAGAVPAAAALLQKYPEHLERLLFISFIDAALVEIVDRLPEARVGILRDASMDDLRILDYIPLKNVGAILPSWKALNVASIADLHTKGIKVGCWTIRDENAFGIAQQAGVDYATVSDPSRFLAPSPAGELHW, encoded by the coding sequence ATGCACATTGTTGCCCATCGCGGTGCGGAAGATCTGCACCTCGAAAACACCATGACCGCTTTCCAGGCTGCCGCGCCCGCTGACGCTTTTGAGCTGGATATCCACGCCACCGCTGACAATCAGGTCATCGTTATCCACGACCGCACCGCAGCGCGTGTTGCCGCGCCAGATTCCCTGCACCGCGACACCCCGGTTGCGCGCTTAAGCGCCGCGCAAATCAAGGAGATAACGCTTATCGACGGATCCCCCGTACCAACCCTGGAGGAAGTTCTACTCCAGACGAGCCTGCCGATCCAAGTGGAAATCAAATCTGCCGGTGCAGTTCCAGCAGCCGCAGCATTATTGCAGAAATACCCAGAGCACCTGGAGCGCCTGCTGTTCATCAGTTTCATCGATGCAGCACTGGTGGAAATCGTGGATCGACTGCCAGAAGCTCGCGTGGGAATCTTGCGCGATGCGTCCATGGATGATCTGCGCATTCTTGATTACATCCCGCTAAAAAATGTGGGCGCGATCTTGCCCTCGTGGAAAGCACTAAACGTGGCGTCAATTGCTGATCTACATACCAAGGGAATCAAGGTTGGCTGCTGGACAATTCGGGATGAAAATGCGTTTGGGATCGCACAACAAGCTGGCGTTGATTACGCCACTGTTAGCGATCCCTCTCGTTTCCTCGCGCCCTCCCCTGCTGGGGAGTTGCACTGGTAA
- a CDS encoding TrmH family RNA methyltransferase, translating into MALDFNEAFTERTPRIVNAAKLHRAAQRKKDKRFLVEGENSVEAAVATGAATDLFVTESAAERFEEIVRTAGYMNVYTHAITDKAAKHLSDTVTTTGIFALCDDVLWSVGKAITGQPRLVSVPVETREPGNAGTLIRVSDAVGADAVVFAGESVDPLGAKAVRSSAGSLFHIPVARNNNIADVLGQLRSKGLQILATSADGEVDLDDADELLAKPTAWLFGNEAHGLDESLLAQADHRVRIPIRGRAESLNLATAASICLYESSKALFAGE; encoded by the coding sequence ATGGCATTGGACTTTAATGAGGCGTTTACCGAACGCACCCCGCGCATCGTCAACGCAGCTAAACTGCATCGCGCCGCGCAGCGCAAAAAAGATAAGCGTTTTCTAGTTGAAGGCGAAAATTCCGTTGAAGCAGCTGTCGCTACCGGCGCAGCAACTGACCTCTTTGTCACTGAATCCGCTGCGGAGCGCTTCGAGGAAATCGTCCGCACCGCCGGTTACATGAATGTCTACACCCACGCGATCACGGACAAGGCCGCGAAGCATCTTAGCGACACCGTCACCACCACGGGCATTTTTGCGCTTTGCGACGACGTCCTGTGGTCAGTCGGCAAGGCGATCACCGGCCAGCCACGTCTAGTGAGCGTGCCGGTTGAGACCCGCGAGCCCGGTAATGCCGGAACCTTGATTCGCGTATCCGACGCGGTCGGCGCCGACGCCGTCGTCTTCGCTGGTGAATCAGTAGATCCACTTGGCGCAAAAGCTGTGCGCTCCTCAGCGGGATCGCTGTTTCACATTCCAGTGGCACGCAACAACAACATCGCAGATGTCTTGGGGCAGCTTCGTTCCAAGGGTCTGCAGATCCTTGCGACCTCAGCCGATGGGGAAGTAGACCTCGATGACGCCGATGAGCTGCTAGCCAAGCCAACCGCATGGCTTTTTGGTAATGAAGCTCACGGACTTGATGAGAGCCTGCTTGCTCAGGCTGATCACCGCGTGCGTATTCCGATCCGCGGCCGCGCAGAATCACTCAATTTGGCCACAGCAGCGTCAATTTGTCTGTACGAATCCTCCAAGGCACTATTCGCCGGTGAGTAA
- the pheS gene encoding phenylalanine--tRNA ligase subunit alpha, with the protein MREGLDYTVSEIQLTEASLNEAADAAIKAFDGAQNLDELAALRRDHLGDAAPIPQARRSLGTIPKDQRKDAGRFVNMALGRAEKHFAQVKVVLEEKRNAEVLELERVDVTVPTTREQVGALHPITILNEQIADIFVGMGWEIAEGPEVEAEYFNFDALNFLPDHPARTLQDTFHIAPEGSRQVLRTHTSPVQVRTMLNREVPIYIACPGRVFRTDELDATHTPVFHQIEGLAVDKGLTMAHLRGTLDHLAKELFGPETKTRMRSNYFPFTEPSAEVDVWFPNKKGGAGWIEWGGCGMVNPNVLRAVGVDPEEYTGFAFGMGIERTLQFRNGLSDMRDMVEGDIRFTLPFGIQA; encoded by the coding sequence ATGAGGGAAGGGCTGGACTACACGGTGTCCGAAATTCAGTTGACCGAAGCCAGTTTGAACGAGGCGGCCGACGCCGCGATCAAGGCTTTCGACGGTGCACAAAACCTAGATGAACTCGCAGCACTACGCCGCGATCACTTGGGTGATGCCGCACCTATTCCGCAGGCACGACGCTCATTGGGAACTATTCCTAAAGATCAGCGCAAGGATGCGGGCCGCTTTGTCAACATGGCACTTGGTCGCGCAGAAAAGCACTTTGCTCAGGTCAAGGTTGTTTTGGAAGAAAAGCGCAACGCAGAAGTCCTAGAGCTTGAGCGCGTTGACGTCACCGTTCCAACCACCCGCGAGCAGGTTGGTGCGCTGCACCCCATCACGATCCTCAACGAGCAGATCGCAGACATCTTCGTGGGCATGGGCTGGGAAATCGCCGAGGGCCCAGAGGTGGAAGCAGAATACTTCAACTTCGACGCACTGAACTTCCTGCCTGATCACCCAGCTCGTACACTGCAGGACACCTTCCACATTGCGCCGGAAGGCTCCCGCCAGGTGCTGCGTACCCACACCTCACCAGTTCAGGTGCGCACCATGCTCAACCGTGAAGTTCCGATCTACATCGCATGCCCTGGCCGTGTGTTCCGTACCGACGAACTCGATGCAACACACACCCCTGTGTTCCACCAGATCGAAGGCCTTGCAGTTGATAAGGGTCTGACTATGGCTCACCTGCGCGGCACCTTGGATCACCTGGCCAAGGAACTCTTCGGCCCAGAGACCAAGACTCGTATGCGCTCCAACTACTTCCCATTCACCGAGCCTTCCGCTGAGGTTGATGTGTGGTTCCCTAACAAGAAGGGTGGTGCAGGCTGGATCGAGTGGGGTGGCTGTGGCATGGTCAACCCAAACGTGCTTCGTGCCGTGGGTGTTGACCCAGAGGAGTACACCGGATTCGCGTTCGGCATGGGCATTGAACGTACCCTGCAGTTCCGCAACGGCCTGAGCGATATGCGCGACATGGTTGAGGGCGATATTCGCTTCACCCTCCCATTCGGCATTCAGGCATAA
- the pheT gene encoding phenylalanine--tRNA ligase subunit beta: MLIAQNWVTGLLGHANEGWKVPSSDLDSGYVRVGFETEGYWPIPETTGPLVFGRVETIEELTEFKKPIRHCHVNVGDANGTGELQSIVCGARNFKEGDTVVVSLPGAVLPGDFAISARETYGRMSAGMICSASELGLADKQNSGIITLDPSYGEPGEDARQALGLEDTVFDVNVTPDRGYALSARGLTRELASAFSLTFTDPAIEPAVAGIEVKVPAVEGSLINVELREETKAIRFGLRKVSGIDPAAESPFWMQRELMLSGQRPVNAATDVTNYVMLLLGQPMHAFDAAKVTGDLVVRNATAGEKFETLDHVKRTLNEEDVVITDDNGIQSLAGVMGGLTSEISDTTTDVYFEAATWDTITVARTSRRHKLSSEASRRFERGVDPAIVEIALDIAATLLVEIAGGTVDAGRTLVGDVPAMQPITMKVTRPSELAGVDYSAETVIARLEEVGCTVAVSGDTLEVTPPTWRGDLTMSADLVEEVLRLEGLEAIPTIIPTAPAGRGLTDAQKRRRAVGHALAYAGYAEIIPSPFMDPEVFDVWGLAADDERRKTVSVLNPLEAERNVLSTSLLPSMLDAVKRNVARGHNDFSLFGLQQVAFEHGSGVSPMPSVASRPEESVVAELVDSLPNQPLHVATVGTGNIEFEGPWGKGRAYTFADAIESARAVARAAGVTLELANADALPWHPGRCAALLIDGTPVGYAGELHPQILEKAGLPARTCAMELDLSALPLVENLPAPVLSSFPALHQDIALVVDETIPAEDVRAVVEAGAGELIETVELFDVYRSEQLGENKKSLAFSLRFRATDRTLTDEEANEARLQAAELAKEKFNAEMRG; this comes from the coding sequence ATGTTGATTGCACAAAACTGGGTGACGGGACTGCTGGGCCACGCAAACGAAGGCTGGAAGGTGCCATCGTCTGATTTGGACTCAGGTTATGTCCGCGTCGGCTTTGAAACCGAAGGCTACTGGCCAATCCCTGAAACCACCGGACCACTCGTTTTCGGCCGCGTGGAAACCATCGAAGAGCTCACCGAGTTCAAGAAGCCCATCCGCCACTGCCACGTCAATGTTGGCGACGCCAACGGAACCGGCGAACTGCAGTCCATCGTTTGTGGCGCCCGCAACTTCAAGGAAGGCGACACCGTTGTCGTGTCCCTTCCTGGCGCTGTGCTGCCTGGCGATTTCGCGATCTCTGCTCGTGAAACTTACGGACGCATGTCTGCAGGCATGATCTGTTCTGCCTCTGAGCTGGGTCTTGCTGATAAGCAGAACTCCGGCATCATCACCCTGGATCCTTCTTACGGCGAGCCTGGCGAAGACGCACGTCAAGCACTGGGACTTGAAGATACCGTTTTCGATGTCAACGTCACCCCAGACCGCGGTTACGCACTGTCTGCTCGTGGCCTGACCCGCGAACTGGCATCGGCTTTCAGCCTGACCTTCACCGACCCTGCGATCGAGCCAGCTGTAGCAGGCATTGAGGTCAAGGTCCCAGCAGTTGAAGGTTCCTTGATTAACGTGGAGCTGCGTGAAGAGACCAAGGCAATCCGTTTCGGTCTGCGTAAAGTCTCTGGCATTGATCCAGCAGCAGAATCCCCATTCTGGATGCAGCGTGAACTCATGCTCTCTGGTCAGCGACCAGTCAACGCCGCCACCGACGTCACCAACTACGTCATGTTGCTGCTCGGCCAGCCGATGCATGCTTTCGACGCAGCCAAGGTTACTGGCGATCTTGTTGTCCGCAACGCAACTGCAGGCGAGAAGTTCGAAACCCTCGATCACGTCAAGCGCACCCTCAATGAGGAAGACGTTGTGATCACCGATGACAACGGCATTCAGTCTTTGGCTGGCGTTATGGGTGGTCTCACCTCCGAGATCTCTGACACCACCACCGATGTCTACTTCGAGGCCGCAACCTGGGACACCATCACCGTTGCGCGCACCTCACGTCGCCACAAGTTGAGCTCCGAAGCTTCTCGACGTTTCGAGCGTGGCGTTGACCCTGCGATCGTGGAAATCGCCCTCGATATCGCAGCAACCCTTCTCGTGGAGATCGCAGGCGGCACCGTCGATGCGGGTCGCACCCTCGTTGGTGATGTCCCTGCCATGCAACCCATCACCATGAAGGTCACTCGACCTTCCGAGCTCGCAGGCGTGGATTATTCCGCAGAAACTGTGATCGCTCGTCTGGAAGAGGTCGGATGCACCGTCGCTGTTTCCGGCGACACCTTGGAAGTAACCCCTCCAACCTGGCGCGGTGACCTCACCATGTCCGCTGACCTCGTGGAAGAAGTACTCCGCCTCGAAGGTTTGGAAGCAATTCCAACCATCATCCCAACCGCACCAGCAGGCCGTGGACTAACCGATGCACAGAAGCGCCGCCGCGCCGTTGGCCACGCTTTGGCTTACGCTGGCTACGCCGAAATCATCCCAAGCCCATTCATGGACCCAGAGGTCTTCGATGTATGGGGACTCGCAGCAGACGACGAGCGCCGCAAGACCGTTTCCGTTCTCAACCCACTTGAGGCAGAACGCAACGTCCTGAGCACCTCCTTGCTGCCCTCCATGCTCGATGCTGTCAAGCGCAACGTTGCACGTGGACACAACGATTTCTCCCTGTTCGGCCTGCAGCAGGTCGCCTTCGAGCACGGATCCGGCGTTTCCCCAATGCCATCTGTTGCTTCACGCCCTGAAGAGTCTGTCGTGGCAGAACTGGTGGATTCACTGCCAAACCAGCCACTGCATGTCGCAACCGTGGGCACCGGCAACATCGAGTTCGAAGGCCCATGGGGCAAGGGCCGCGCCTACACCTTCGCCGACGCGATTGAATCCGCGCGCGCAGTCGCCCGCGCTGCTGGCGTCACCTTGGAGCTGGCCAACGCCGACGCGCTTCCTTGGCACCCAGGTCGTTGCGCCGCATTGCTTATCGACGGTACCCCCGTCGGTTACGCTGGCGAACTTCACCCACAGATCCTGGAAAAGGCCGGTCTACCAGCACGCACCTGTGCAATGGAACTGGATCTCAGCGCACTGCCACTGGTAGAAAACCTCCCAGCGCCAGTCCTGTCCTCCTTCCCAGCACTGCACCAAGACATCGCCCTAGTTGTGGATGAGACCATCCCGGCCGAAGATGTCCGCGCAGTTGTCGAAGCCGGCGCCGGCGAACTGATCGAAACGGTCGAGCTTTTCGACGTCTACCGCTCCGAACAGCTCGGCGAGAACAAGAAATCCCTCGCGTTCTCCCTGCGTTTCCGCGCAACCGACCGCACCCTCACCGATGAGGAAGCCAACGAAGCACGACTTCAGGCAGCAGAGCTAGCAAAGGAGAAATTCAACGCTGAAATGCGTGGCTAG
- a CDS encoding SGNH/GDSL hydrolase family protein: MAQRKLASVIGAALAASAVLVGLMTPATAQSSGSSSTDITRALTSSGGVADSRAPEGGAKVVVFGDSHTSGTNAPFRTDERGCLKGANNWADQLQSQLGLGAGDLIDVSCSGASINSDGFHFSDEVRHAEARGAIGPNTTDIFVQLGKNDQWGLSNVNLLQSVQTCLTDVFAGCGDAAVAAGKMQDPNAVTAENYAERMKPVIDYLKYYAPNAEITLVGYQEYTARSGSQVCVRLGGTPLVKNDAPALVSFMNKLDMAIDGAAGILGVSHVDLRSATEGHDSCSNDPWVNGVFDARAEIVGGPWHPSVKGDSVTAGILRDRVNA, translated from the coding sequence ATGGCTCAGCGAAAACTGGCCTCTGTGATCGGTGCAGCATTGGCAGCATCTGCTGTACTGGTTGGATTAATGACACCCGCAACAGCACAAAGTAGTGGCAGCTCATCAACAGACATCACTCGAGCACTCACCTCAAGTGGTGGTGTGGCTGATAGCCGTGCTCCTGAAGGTGGCGCAAAGGTCGTTGTTTTCGGTGACTCCCACACCTCTGGCACCAATGCTCCATTCCGTACCGATGAGCGTGGCTGCCTCAAGGGTGCAAACAACTGGGCAGATCAGCTGCAGTCTCAGCTGGGACTTGGCGCGGGAGACCTCATTGATGTCTCCTGCTCCGGTGCATCGATCAACTCTGATGGATTCCACTTCTCTGATGAAGTCCGCCATGCTGAAGCTCGTGGCGCAATCGGCCCAAACACCACCGATATTTTTGTTCAGTTGGGCAAGAATGATCAGTGGGGCCTTTCCAATGTGAACCTTCTGCAGTCTGTTCAGACCTGCTTGACTGATGTGTTCGCTGGTTGTGGCGATGCTGCGGTTGCTGCTGGCAAGATGCAGGATCCAAATGCAGTTACTGCTGAAAACTATGCAGAGCGCATGAAGCCAGTCATTGACTACTTGAAGTACTACGCACCAAACGCAGAGATCACCTTGGTTGGTTACCAGGAATACACCGCTCGCAGCGGAAGTCAGGTATGTGTTCGCCTTGGTGGAACCCCACTGGTGAAAAATGATGCACCTGCGCTGGTTTCGTTCATGAACAAGTTGGACATGGCGATTGATGGTGCTGCTGGAATCCTCGGCGTCAGCCACGTTGATCTGCGTAGCGCGACTGAAGGGCACGACAGCTGCTCCAACGATCCTTGGGTCAACGGTGTCTTTGATGCACGTGCAGAAATCGTCGGCGGTCCGTGGCACCCATCTGTTAAGGGA